One part of the Ochotona princeps isolate mOchPri1 chromosome 3, mOchPri1.hap1, whole genome shotgun sequence genome encodes these proteins:
- the PAQR9 gene encoding membrane progestin receptor epsilon encodes MPRRLQPRAAGTKGPPGTAAAAASGTGRHPHPAASGESPAAAKPLLRWDEVPDDFVECFILSGYRRLPCTAQECLASVLKPTNETLNFWTHFIPLLLFLSKFCRLFFLSGRDLPFHHPWLLPLWCYASGVLLTFAMSCTAHVFSCLSLRLRAVFFYLDYASISYYGFGSTVAYYYYLLPGLSLLDARVMTPYVQQRLGWHVDCTGLIAAYRALVLPVAFVLAVACTVACCKSRTDWCAYPFALRTFVFIMPLSMACPIMLESLLFDLRGENPTLFLHFYRRYFWLVVAAFFNVSKIPERIQPGLFDIIGHSHQLFHIFTFLSIYDQVYYVEEGLRQFLQAPPAAPTFSGTVGYMLLLVVCLGLVIRRFLKNSEFCSKK; translated from the coding sequence CTGGCACGGCCGCGGCGGCGGCCTCGGGGACCGGCCGGCACCCGCACCCCGCCGCTTCAGGGGAGTCGCCGGCGGCGGCCAAGCCGCTGCTGCGCTGGGACGAGGTGCCCGACGATTTCGTGGAGTGTTTCATCCTGTCGGGCTACCGGCGTCTGCCGTGCACGGCGCAGGAGTGCCTGGCCTCGGTGCTGAAGCCCACCAACGAAACCCTCAACTTCTGGACGCACTTCATCCCGCTGCTGCTGTTCCTCAGCAAGTTCTGTCGCCTCTTCTTCCTCAGCGGCCGCGACTTACCCTTCCACCACCCGTGGCTGCTGCCGCTGTGGTGCTACGCGTCGGGGGTGCTGTTGACCTTCGCCATGAGCTGTACGGCGCACGTGTTCAGCTGCCTGTCGCTGCGCCTGCGCGCCGTCTTCTTCTACCTGGACTATGCGTCCATCAGCTACTACGGCTTCGGCAGCACGGTGGCCTACTACTACTACCTGCTGCCCGGCCTGAGCCTGTTGGATGCCAGAGTCATGACCCCGTACGTGCAGCAGCGCCTGGGCTGGCACGTGGATTGCACGGGCCTCATCGCTGCTTACCGCGCGCTCGTTCTGCCTGTGGCCTTCGTGCTGGCCGTGGCCTGCACCGTGGCTTGCTGCAAGAGTCGCACCGACTGGTGCGCCTACCCGTTCGCTCTGCGCACGTTCGTCTTCATCATGCCCCTCAGCATGGCCTGCCCTATTATGCTCGAGAGCTTGCTCTTCGATCTGAGAGGGGAGAACCCCACGCTCTTCCTGCACTTCTACCGCCGCTACTTCTGGCTTGTGGTGGCTGCCTTCTTCAACGTGAGCAAGATCCCGGAGCGCATCCAGCCGGGCCTCTTCGACATCATTGGCCACAGCCACCAGCTTTTCCACATCTTCACCTTCCTCAGCATCTACGACCAGGTGTACTACGTGGAGGAGGGTCTGCGCCAATTCCTCCAGGCGCCGCCAGCTGCGCCCACCTTCTCGGGCACCGTGGGCTACATGCTGCTGTTGGTGGTGTGCCTGGGGCTGGTCATCAGGAGGTTCCTCAAAAACTCGGAATTCTGTAGTAAAAAGTGA